From one Melioribacteraceae bacterium genomic stretch:
- a CDS encoding XRE family transcriptional regulator — MNGERLKAARKMAGLSLEELAQKAGEFTKQAISYYETGKRQPDSKTLLRLAKVLGVRPEYFLRRDEIEFGAFEYRKKAKMGEKAKGIIEEKARYVAERYLEIEDLLEFGKDWENPLKGLEIKDGNDVEKATLELRKKWKLGTDAIIKLIETLETYGIMIIGVDADDNFDGLTNFANGKPIIIYNERIKDNVRIRFTIAHELGHILLNLSEIKDIKKKEKLCHQFAGAFLLPKEKIYIELGGKHRSKIAFSELISMKEEYGISIQAIAKRLQYLKIITDSAYTRFNIIVNKNKWRQNEPGEFKIEEKPEKFKNLVLRALAEEIISLGKAASLLNTSISDLEKSVRYVI; from the coding sequence ATGAATGGAGAAAGATTAAAAGCAGCAAGAAAAATGGCTGGCTTGTCCTTAGAGGAACTTGCTCAAAAAGCGGGTGAATTCACTAAGCAAGCAATCAGTTATTACGAAACCGGGAAAAGACAACCGGACAGCAAAACCTTATTGCGACTTGCAAAAGTTTTAGGGGTAAGACCGGAATATTTCCTCAGAAGAGATGAAATAGAATTTGGAGCTTTCGAGTATAGAAAGAAAGCGAAAATGGGAGAAAAGGCGAAAGGAATTATTGAGGAAAAAGCACGCTATGTTGCCGAAAGATATCTGGAGATTGAAGATTTATTAGAGTTTGGAAAGGATTGGGAAAATCCACTAAAAGGGCTAGAGATAAAAGATGGAAATGATGTTGAAAAAGCTACTCTAGAACTTAGAAAGAAATGGAAGTTAGGGACTGATGCAATAATAAAATTGATTGAGACCCTTGAGACTTACGGTATTATGATAATAGGTGTTGACGCCGATGATAATTTTGACGGGTTGACTAATTTCGCTAACGGTAAACCGATAATTATTTATAACGAAAGAATAAAGGATAATGTACGAATAAGATTTACTATTGCGCACGAACTCGGACATATTCTCTTAAATTTAAGTGAAATAAAAGATATTAAGAAAAAAGAAAAACTATGTCATCAATTTGCCGGTGCCTTCTTATTACCTAAAGAGAAAATCTATATAGAATTAGGCGGAAAACATAGAAGCAAAATTGCTTTTAGTGAATTGATATCGATGAAGGAAGAATACGGAATATCGATTCAGGCAATAGCAAAGCGGTTACAGTATTTAAAAATTATAACTGATTCTGCTTATACCAGGTTCAATATAATCGTAAATAAAAACAAATGGCGTCAAAATGAACCCGGAGAATTTAAGATAGAGGAGAAACCGGAAAAGTTCAAAAACTTAGTACTACGAGCGTTAGCTGAAGAAATAATATCACTCGGTAAAGCGGCAAGTTTATTAAATACTTCAATCAGTGATCTTGAAAAGAGTGTTCGATACGTAATATGA
- a CDS encoding thermonuclease family protein, protein MFITHTNKYLHLSKLISSFSRIGILISLLLFISGSIHCQYKMYYPYGYTIKAKVARVIDGDTFVLSDSQRVRMLGIDTPELARNSKPAELYSDSAKVLTKQLIDGKIIKLTFDGKSFDIFGRVLAYVWLTNKAGKDSIFVQAELLKKGYARIRYYPKGKRYYEIFYNLRRTAMKKNLGIWSK, encoded by the coding sequence ATGTTTATCACACATACAAATAAATATCTCCATCTTTCAAAACTAATATCATCTTTTTCGCGTATCGGAATACTTATTTCACTTCTTCTTTTTATTTCCGGTTCTATTCATTGTCAATACAAAATGTACTATCCCTACGGCTACACAATCAAAGCTAAAGTAGCTCGCGTGATTGACGGTGATACTTTCGTTCTTTCAGATTCTCAGCGTGTAAGGATGCTGGGGATAGACACACCTGAATTAGCAAGAAATAGTAAACCGGCTGAACTATACTCTGATTCTGCTAAGGTCCTTACCAAACAACTTATTGACGGAAAAATTATCAAACTCACTTTCGATGGTAAATCGTTCGATATTTTTGGTAGAGTCTTAGCATACGTTTGGCTCACAAACAAAGCGGGTAAAGACTCCATCTTTGTTCAAGCAGAATTACTCAAAAAAGGATATGCTCGCATTCGATACTATCCAAAAGGGAAGAGGTATTACGAAATATTCTACAATCTTCGCCGTACCGCAATGAAAAAAAATCTAGGTATTTGGTCCAAGTAA
- a CDS encoding ATP-dependent 6-phosphofructokinase yields MAKRNGGIKRIGILTGGGDCPGLNAVIRGVAKPAHDHGLSVMGILDGFEGLVEGRAKELYNKDVSGILARGGTILGSSNKGDPFHWPEEDLNGEIQIVDRSKAALRNYEGWNLDCLIAIGGDGTMHISNKLAAMGMNIVGVPKTIDNDLDATDQTFGHDSAIFVVSEAIDRLHTTASSHHRVMVIEVMGRYAGWIALNGGLAGGADIILLPEIPFSWEALYDKVVERNMMGKRFSIVCVAEGAKPQGGEMVVKKTDKKRTDPIQLGGIGKLVADNIEENTKLETRYTVLGHLQRGGSPTPYDRILSTKFGTYAIEMAMKKKFGRMVSLKGSEITSVKIEDAISKQKLVKKTDQAVQAAVAVGMSFGTEDL; encoded by the coding sequence ATGGCAAAGAGAAACGGTGGTATAAAAAGAATTGGAATATTAACCGGCGGCGGCGATTGTCCCGGCTTAAATGCCGTAATTCGCGGTGTCGCTAAACCGGCTCATGATCATGGACTAAGTGTAATGGGAATCTTGGACGGATTTGAAGGATTAGTAGAAGGAAGAGCAAAAGAACTTTACAATAAAGATGTATCCGGAATACTCGCTCGCGGTGGAACAATTCTCGGCTCTTCAAACAAAGGTGACCCGTTCCATTGGCCGGAAGAAGATCTAAACGGAGAAATTCAAATTGTTGATAGATCCAAAGCGGCATTAAGAAATTATGAAGGCTGGAATTTAGATTGCTTAATCGCGATCGGCGGTGATGGAACTATGCACATTTCCAATAAACTTGCAGCGATGGGAATGAATATTGTTGGCGTTCCTAAAACAATAGATAATGATCTCGATGCAACTGATCAAACATTCGGGCATGATTCGGCAATATTCGTTGTTTCCGAAGCAATTGATAGATTACACACTACTGCCTCATCTCATCATAGAGTAATGGTTATTGAAGTTATGGGAAGATATGCCGGATGGATTGCGTTAAACGGCGGACTTGCCGGCGGTGCAGATATCATATTATTGCCTGAAATTCCATTTAGTTGGGAAGCACTTTATGATAAAGTAGTCGAAAGAAATATGATGGGAAAAAGATTTTCGATTGTTTGCGTTGCCGAAGGAGCTAAACCTCAAGGCGGCGAAATGGTAGTTAAGAAGACCGATAAAAAACGAACCGATCCGATTCAACTAGGCGGCATAGGTAAATTAGTAGCCGATAATATTGAAGAAAATACAAAATTAGAAACCCGTTATACCGTACTCGGTCATCTTCAGCGAGGAGGAAGTCCAACTCCATACGATAGAATCTTGTCCACCAAATTCGGCACATATGCGATTGAGATGGCAATGAAAAAGAAATTCGGCAGAATGGTCTCGTTAAAAGGAAGCGAAATTACGAGTGTTAAAATTGAAGATGCCATTTCAAAGCAGAAATTAGTTAAGAAAACCGATCAAGCTGTACAAGCTGCCGTTGCAGTGGGTATGAGTTTCGGTACGGAAGATTTATAA
- the rnhC gene encoding ribonuclease HIII, which translates to MTDIFIKKQAETEIQNLYNKVSDSLQTTPIIEKDYHFEFSIKEEKNTIKVLVYFGKKGIKKVIQGTPSESLNYILNDGKTEEEIDEPDEYIGSDETGKGDVFGPLITCAFYTNKELTKKLKQLGVRDSKNLSDIQIKKISTGIKKLGNDNFEIIAINPEKYNELYARFRNINEILNWSHSKAIENLLSKVSAATIITDKFRKKDLKFSKKFDNDAYNIIQETKAEKYVAVAAASILAKQKQIEWFEQKKKEGIELKRGASNEVKLLIEKLIKEKDSESINKIAKLHFKTVKNLL; encoded by the coding sequence ATGACCGATATATTTATAAAAAAACAAGCCGAAACCGAAATACAAAATCTATATAATAAAGTAAGTGATTCACTTCAAACAACTCCGATTATCGAGAAAGATTATCATTTTGAGTTTTCAATAAAAGAAGAAAAGAACACGATAAAAGTTTTAGTTTATTTTGGTAAGAAGGGAATTAAAAAAGTAATCCAAGGTACTCCATCGGAAAGCTTAAATTATATTTTAAATGACGGTAAAACAGAAGAAGAAATAGATGAACCCGATGAGTATATAGGGAGTGATGAAACAGGCAAGGGAGATGTTTTTGGGCCGCTAATTACTTGTGCGTTCTACACCAACAAAGAACTCACAAAAAAACTAAAACAACTCGGTGTAAGAGACAGTAAAAATTTGAGTGACATTCAAATAAAAAAAATTTCAACCGGAATTAAAAAACTTGGTAATGATAACTTTGAAATTATTGCCATTAATCCTGAAAAGTATAACGAACTCTATGCAAGATTCCGGAACATAAATGAAATTCTAAATTGGTCTCACTCAAAAGCAATTGAAAACTTATTAAGTAAAGTATCCGCAGCTACAATAATAACTGACAAATTCCGCAAAAAGGATTTAAAATTTTCAAAAAAATTCGATAATGATGCTTATAATATCATTCAAGAGACAAAAGCAGAAAAATATGTCGCGGTTGCTGCTGCATCAATACTTGCAAAGCAGAAGCAAATTGAATGGTTTGAACAAAAGAAGAAAGAAGGAATTGAATTAAAACGCGGTGCTTCAAACGAAGTCAAATTGTTAATCGAAAAATTAATCAAAGAGAAAGACAGCGAATCAATAAATAAAATCGCTAAACTTCATTTCAAAACGGTTAAGAATTTACTTTAG
- a CDS encoding peptidylprolyl isomerase, giving the protein MKWQRIHSFLVSFVLLTIIASGQTNQDFVAKIGDEFITTDHFKIRYEFTPHVGRHIGSAKKEFAITLIAEKMWAEKARELGYDTNPAIASTLSALKKMFIRDKLYRDEILANVIINDQELADAVNKHLSKLQVQYLRSTSKSEIDNLHYLLSSGYSFDLLLVDRPEVNDPQNNALLSYTDMNQFVVDSLYKLNVGEFTKPISVGTDWFVFQVNEKTTQFFPNAEGRNSVINSAREKLKDDKVALLYKDFMQKMFVGKDVKVNRDLFRFVARQFSEVLKAKPNLYDTLFIDSNDAYYITLNAPKDTLDLPFIEIGDSKISVGDFILELAFHGFETISYEIPIVEKNLNSKIRQFIEYEVLAQEGIKRGYADLPEVQSDINMWEDYYLSYFYKKSVRDSITYTTEELREFISTEKDKSTSYFEYNAIELLTDDLNLIGTALNIEDTDELKEFAVKHTIRERVKNNQGDLGWFSDKDFPELSKIADELQIGEIYGPVSLDEGYSLIKLLEKRQVSEPVFGTNGIDTLKAIQRLKEDKYSKLLINNSVDFANELNIEINEEVLNNIPTTSINSYLIRVMGFGGTLPAVPLSTPFTEWYQYFMNQEKISL; this is encoded by the coding sequence ATGAAATGGCAGAGAATTCATAGTTTTTTAGTGTCATTCGTTTTATTAACTATTATTGCAAGCGGACAAACGAATCAAGATTTCGTCGCAAAAATTGGTGATGAGTTTATTACAACCGATCACTTTAAAATTCGATACGAGTTTACTCCGCATGTCGGTAGACATATAGGTTCGGCAAAAAAAGAATTTGCAATTACCTTGATTGCAGAAAAAATGTGGGCTGAAAAAGCTCGTGAACTTGGTTATGATACAAATCCGGCAATCGCATCAACGCTCTCAGCATTGAAGAAAATGTTTATTAGAGATAAACTTTATCGCGATGAAATTTTAGCAAACGTAATAATAAACGATCAAGAATTGGCTGATGCTGTTAATAAGCATCTATCAAAGCTGCAAGTGCAATATTTACGAAGTACAAGTAAAAGTGAAATAGATAACTTGCACTATCTCCTTTCAAGCGGTTATAGTTTTGATTTACTTCTAGTAGACCGACCGGAAGTAAACGATCCGCAGAACAATGCTCTGCTCTCATACACCGACATGAATCAATTTGTTGTTGATTCGCTTTATAAACTTAATGTTGGGGAATTTACAAAACCAATTTCGGTAGGAACCGATTGGTTTGTATTTCAAGTCAATGAGAAAACAACTCAGTTTTTTCCAAATGCAGAAGGACGAAATAGTGTAATTAATTCTGCAAGAGAAAAGTTGAAGGATGATAAAGTAGCATTACTCTATAAAGACTTTATGCAAAAAATGTTTGTCGGGAAAGATGTAAAAGTAAACAGAGATTTGTTCCGTTTTGTAGCTCGTCAATTTTCCGAAGTATTAAAAGCAAAACCGAATTTGTATGACACATTATTTATTGATAGCAATGATGCGTACTATATAACTCTTAACGCACCGAAAGACACGTTAGATCTTCCTTTTATTGAAATCGGTGATTCGAAGATCAGCGTTGGTGATTTTATTCTTGAACTTGCATTCCACGGATTTGAAACTATCAGTTATGAAATCCCTATTGTTGAAAAGAATTTAAATTCTAAAATCCGACAATTCATTGAGTATGAAGTTCTTGCACAAGAAGGAATTAAAAGAGGTTATGCGGATTTGCCCGAAGTCCAAAGTGATATTAATATGTGGGAAGATTATTACTTAAGCTACTTTTACAAAAAATCAGTGCGTGATTCAATCACTTATACGACTGAAGAACTGAGAGAATTCATTTCTACAGAAAAGGATAAATCAACATCCTATTTTGAATATAATGCAATTGAACTGTTGACGGATGATCTTAATTTAATCGGCACTGCACTTAACATTGAAGATACTGATGAACTAAAAGAGTTTGCTGTTAAACATACCATCAGAGAACGGGTAAAAAATAATCAAGGTGATCTCGGCTGGTTTTCTGACAAAGATTTTCCTGAACTAAGTAAGATAGCTGATGAATTACAGATTGGTGAGATTTACGGACCGGTTTCTCTTGACGAAGGTTATTCCTTAATTAAACTTTTAGAAAAAAGACAAGTTAGTGAACCGGTTTTCGGAACCAACGGTATCGACACGCTAAAAGCAATTCAACGATTGAAAGAAGATAAGTACAGCAAACTATTAATTAATAACTCGGTTGATTTTGCGAATGAACTAAATATTGAAATTAACGAAGAAGTTTTAAACAATATTCCCACAACAAGTATTAACTCATATCTAATTAGAGTTATGGGATTCGGCGGAACACTTCCGGCCGTGCCGTTATCAACACCATTTACTGAATGGTATCAATATTTTATGAATCAAGAAAAAATTTCGCTTTAA
- a CDS encoding two-component regulator propeller domain-containing protein, with protein sequence MKFEIINPERGLSQSTVHAILQDSFGFIWFGTEDGLNKYDGYNFTIYRHAEKDSNSISDNFIWEIYEDSENNLWIGTSNGGLNLYDRAKNVFTHFQHDPTNPKSISQDDVRTIFEDSNKNLWIGTNNGGLNKFNKSDESFTIYKNSPTDPNSISNNSIRDIVEDRDGNLWIGTNGGGLNKFNKALQKFTRYIAMPGNPNSISGNFVWSLHLDDNQMMWIGVNGRGLNKLDPYSMKFTLYQYESDKNSLINNNVTTIKEDKNGLLWIGTESGLSIFNKTKNEFVNVRHDPLRPTSLSNNLIRSIIEDQSGLIWIGTVGGGVNKYNPHSKRFVHYQNDPSDQNSLSSNMIRAVFEDSRGILWVGTLGGGLNRFDKDKNIVTRYLSNENVAGSLNDNRITSIYEDSKNTLWVGTWGSGLNKSVNTNNGSKIEFTYYVKNPNKELSIPSDTIQAIYEDSFKNLWVGTEAGLSVFLNDKNNFFAFEHDAKNQKSLSDDRIQSKCIYEDMANNLWIGTWNGLNRISSLKKFNSGNVDDIQFISYKSDISNPNSLSDNRIISIYEDPSSTKERIVLWVGTVSGGLNKMEISKEGEQEKIEFNHYTEKNGLPNNAIYSILGDEKGNLWVSTNNGLSKFNPKDRTFRNYNESDGLQSDQFYWGASFKSESGEMFFGGVNGLTAFYPSDLKDNQHVPKVYITDLQLFNKPVPISEDSPLNVSLLETDAIELDYDSYVITFEYVALDYTVPEKNQYTYMLEGYDKHWIPGGNKRFVTYSKIDAGEYVFRVKGSNNDGVWNEEGASLKITILPPFWSSVWFISLLILLFGGAIVYLFTSRIKQMLAVERLRTKIAADLHDNIGSSLTEISILSEVISQRLKNEDESIQKKLKRISEDSRSLIDRMSDIVWLVNPQRDTLYDLILRLEDTYSELLAMTNISFTSKNLKSLEKVSLSMEQRQHLFLIFKEGINNCLTHGECTQITLDAHLAGKSLEMILTDNGTGFNSDQKFMGNGLKNMHARAKQIGGTLIINSEIGKGTTLIYKGKIN encoded by the coding sequence ATGAAATTCGAAATTATTAATCCGGAAAGAGGACTTTCGCAATCGACGGTTCATGCAATTCTGCAAGATAGCTTTGGATTTATATGGTTTGGTACCGAAGACGGATTGAATAAGTATGATGGTTACAATTTCACAATTTACCGACATGCCGAAAAAGATTCGAACTCTATCTCGGATAATTTCATTTGGGAAATCTATGAGGATAGTGAAAATAACTTGTGGATTGGCACAAGTAACGGTGGACTAAATCTTTACGATAGAGCAAAAAATGTTTTTACTCACTTTCAACATGATCCGACAAACCCAAAATCAATTAGTCAAGATGATGTTAGAACAATTTTTGAGGACAGCAATAAAAATTTATGGATTGGAACTAATAACGGCGGGTTGAATAAGTTTAATAAGTCGGATGAATCATTCACTATTTATAAAAATTCTCCTACCGATCCGAACAGTATTAGCAATAACAGCATAAGAGATATAGTTGAAGATAGAGATGGAAACTTATGGATTGGCACTAACGGAGGTGGATTAAACAAGTTTAATAAAGCTTTACAAAAATTTACTCGTTACATAGCTATGCCCGGTAATCCGAACAGTATCAGCGGTAACTTTGTGTGGTCGCTTCATCTCGATGATAATCAAATGATGTGGATAGGTGTAAACGGGAGAGGATTAAATAAGCTTGATCCCTATAGTATGAAGTTTACTTTATATCAATACGAATCAGACAAAAACAGTTTAATAAATAATAACGTTACCACAATTAAAGAAGATAAAAACGGATTGCTTTGGATAGGTACCGAAAGTGGATTAAGCATTTTCAATAAAACGAAAAACGAATTTGTCAACGTTAGGCATGATCCTCTGCGCCCGACTAGCTTAAGTAACAATTTAATCCGTTCTATTATCGAGGATCAATCTGGATTAATTTGGATCGGGACAGTAGGCGGCGGCGTTAATAAATATAATCCGCATAGTAAGCGGTTTGTACACTACCAAAATGATCCGTCGGATCAAAACAGCTTGAGCAGTAATATGATTAGAGCTGTATTTGAAGACAGTAGAGGAATTCTTTGGGTTGGAACACTTGGCGGGGGACTTAATAGATTCGATAAAGATAAAAACATAGTTACTCGATATCTATCTAATGAAAATGTTGCGGGCTCATTAAACGATAACCGGATTACATCAATTTACGAAGACAGTAAAAATACTCTCTGGGTTGGAACTTGGGGAAGCGGCTTGAATAAATCTGTAAACACTAATAATGGTTCAAAAATAGAATTTACTTACTATGTCAAAAATCCAAATAAAGAGTTGAGTATTCCTAGTGACACAATTCAAGCAATATATGAAGATTCATTTAAGAATTTGTGGGTAGGTACCGAAGCAGGGTTAAGTGTGTTTTTAAATGATAAGAATAATTTCTTTGCTTTCGAGCATGATGCGAAAAATCAAAAAAGTTTGAGTGATGACAGAATACAATCGAAATGTATTTATGAAGACATGGCGAATAATTTATGGATAGGTACTTGGAATGGATTGAACAGAATTTCATCACTCAAAAAATTCAATTCCGGTAATGTAGATGACATCCAATTTATCAGTTATAAAAGTGATATTTCCAATCCAAATTCTCTAAGCGATAATAGAATCATTTCAATTTATGAAGATCCTTCTTCAACAAAAGAAAGAATTGTTCTTTGGGTGGGTACTGTTTCAGGTGGATTAAATAAGATGGAAATATCAAAAGAAGGGGAACAAGAAAAAATTGAATTCAATCATTATACCGAAAAAAACGGTTTACCTAACAATGCTATTTACAGCATACTCGGAGATGAGAAAGGAAATCTTTGGGTAAGCACCAATAATGGTTTATCAAAATTTAATCCTAAGGATAGAACATTTAGAAACTATAATGAAAGCGACGGTTTACAAAGCGATCAATTTTATTGGGGAGCGTCCTTTAAAAGTGAAAGCGGAGAAATGTTTTTTGGCGGTGTAAACGGTCTAACTGCATTCTATCCTTCCGATTTAAAAGACAATCAACATGTGCCCAAAGTTTATATCACAGATTTACAACTGTTCAATAAACCTGTACCAATTTCCGAAGATTCACCGTTAAACGTTTCATTACTTGAGACAGATGCAATAGAATTGGATTATGATTCTTATGTGATAACATTTGAATACGTTGCGTTGGATTATACCGTGCCAGAAAAAAACCAGTATACTTATATGCTTGAAGGATATGACAAGCATTGGATACCCGGTGGAAATAAGAGATTTGTTACCTATTCAAAAATTGACGCCGGTGAATACGTCTTTAGAGTAAAGGGTTCAAATAACGATGGTGTTTGGAATGAAGAAGGTGCGTCATTAAAAATTACAATTTTGCCACCTTTCTGGTCATCCGTCTGGTTTATAAGTTTACTTATTCTGTTGTTTGGCGGAGCGATAGTATATTTATTCACATCACGAATTAAACAGATGCTGGCAGTTGAAAGATTACGAACAAAAATTGCTGCAGATCTTCATGATAATATTGGATCTAGTTTAACGGAGATTTCTATTCTGAGCGAAGTGATTTCGCAAAGATTGAAAAATGAAGATGAAAGCATACAGAAAAAGTTAAAAAGAATAAGCGAAGACTCTCGATCGTTAATTGATAGAATGAGTGACATTGTGTGGCTTGTCAATCCGCAACGCGATACATTGTATGATCTAATTTTAAGACTGGAAGATACTTATTCCGAATTACTGGCTATGACAAATATTTCATTTACCTCAAAAAACCTTAAATCATTGGAAAAAGTTTCTTTATCAATGGAGCAGAGGCAGCACTTGTTTCTGATTTTTAAAGAAGGTATAAATAATTGTCTAACTCATGGAGAATGTACCCAAATAACTTTAGATGCACATCTTGCGGGTAAAAGTTTGGAAATGATATTGACCGATAATGGAACCGGCTTTAATTCTGATCAGAAATTTATGGGAAATGGATTAAAGAACATGCACGCAAGAGCAAAGCAAATTGGCGGAACGCTTATAATTAATTCTGAAATTGGAAAAGGAACAACTTTGATTTATAAAGGAAAAATCAACTAA
- a CDS encoding response regulator transcription factor: MINIIIVEDNETIREGLNLLIEGTDDYHCAATFSNCEDMLKKIHKLNFDVLLMDIDLPGMSGIEGIKKVKEIYPDSTIMVLTIYDENDRVFEALFAGASGYLVKKTPPARLLEAIKEAYEGGAPMSSHIARKVVNFFQQSKKIEQHDVSLNTLTPREKEVLGGLVEGLSIKAIADSLHISVETVRFHFRNIYKKLHVHSQSEAVVKAIKEGLV; encoded by the coding sequence ATGATAAATATTATAATTGTAGAAGATAACGAAACTATCCGGGAAGGGCTTAATTTATTAATAGAAGGAACGGATGATTACCATTGTGCCGCCACATTTTCGAATTGCGAGGACATGCTGAAGAAAATCCATAAATTAAATTTTGATGTTCTTTTAATGGATATAGATTTACCCGGGATGTCCGGCATAGAAGGTATAAAAAAAGTAAAAGAAATTTATCCCGATAGCACAATTATGGTACTCACAATTTATGATGAAAATGATAGAGTCTTTGAAGCATTGTTTGCAGGCGCAAGCGGCTACTTAGTTAAAAAAACTCCGCCTGCCCGTTTACTTGAAGCAATAAAAGAAGCTTATGAAGGCGGCGCACCAATGAGTTCGCATATCGCAAGAAAGGTAGTTAATTTTTTTCAACAAAGTAAAAAAATAGAGCAACACGATGTTTCTTTAAATACATTAACACCAAGAGAAAAGGAAGTGCTTGGTGGTTTGGTAGAAGGACTGAGCATTAAAGCCATTGCAGATTCTCTTCACATCAGTGTTGAAACGGTAAGATTTCATTTTCGAAATATCTACAAAAAACTTCACGTTCATTCTCAATCCGAAGCAGTTGTAAAAGCAATTAAAGAAGGACTTGTTTAG
- a CDS encoding response regulator transcription factor codes for MINVVIVEDNNTIRNGLKEFLNNSKEYKCVADFSNCENLLQNFESLQIDVILMDIELPGISGIEGIKQIRALDENPRIIILTIYSESENLFEALQAGASGYLEKKTPPIQMLKVIGEVYASKSYMNTYIARKVLNHFNKKNVAAKNGEILEKPEFSVLTELIEGKSPKAIADHLQIPMEKVHAYFYSVYQKLHLNLELKKIPL; via the coding sequence TTGATAAATGTTGTGATTGTCGAAGATAACAATACTATCCGGAATGGATTGAAAGAATTTCTCAATAATTCAAAAGAGTATAAATGTGTTGCGGATTTTTCGAACTGTGAAAATTTATTGCAGAATTTTGAATCTTTGCAAATAGATGTAATTCTAATGGATATTGAGCTGCCGGGAATTTCCGGAATAGAAGGCATAAAGCAAATTCGTGCTCTTGATGAAAACCCACGTATTATAATCCTTACAATATATTCCGAAAGCGAAAACCTATTTGAAGCATTGCAGGCCGGAGCGAGTGGATACTTGGAGAAGAAAACTCCACCGATTCAAATGTTAAAGGTAATCGGAGAAGTTTATGCCAGTAAATCATATATGAATACATATATAGCAAGAAAGGTTTTAAATCATTTTAATAAAAAAAATGTTGCAGCTAAAAACGGTGAAATTCTCGAAAAGCCTGAATTCAGTGTTCTCACGGAATTAATTGAAGGTAAAAGTCCTAAAGCAATAGCCGATCATTTACAGATTCCTATGGAAAAAGTTCATGCATATTTTTATAGTGTTTATCAAAAATTACATTTGAATCTTGAACTGAAGAAAATACCCCTTTAG